The genome window TTTGTCGATCACCCCAGTCCATAACAAGCAGAGAGCAACTATAATTGATGCAACTACTCCTCCAACTGAACACATAGGCATAGAGATCAGCAGCTATTGTTAAGTTTACAATAAGCTTTTTATGCTGAAGAGAAAAAGGGAGCTAGAAATGGTACTATAGTgtattaaagagagaaaaacaaaaatagaaatggaACCTGAAAGGTATGACAGCAAACTTAGGTCTCGAAGCCACACTGTTGGAAGAACAATGAGAGTTGCCGTGATGGAGAAGATTTGATGACAATCCAGATGTATTCCCGCAAAATCCATGTACATGTTTGGGAATAATGTTGACAAGTTATCACTCATCATGATTACGTACTCCACACACGAAGCCTGCAGATTGAAGCTAATCTCCTTTAAGTACTTGGGAAGAAAGGATACTGAAATTAATAGAGAGCTGAGATGCACACATATACACGAAGAATTCGTCACACTTACATATAATTCAACGTATAATACCATCTGCATTGGCCCAAACCCAACTGTCAGTTATatgaaacaacaagaaatcTTGTTTTAATGCAGTAAATCCACCAGCTAatgttcttaaaatttattaactgTTGACGTATCACATTGTGATTTCACTTACTGATATCACTAAGCGCCCACCCACTCCAAAAGCAGCTTGTCCAATATCAGGGTAAGTTTGTAGTCCAGGAGAGCTTTCTAAacaatttttcaataatatccCAGTGTAGCAGCAGATGACACCAAATAGTGAGAGTATTATGAGGCTCAACCACCCTCCTTCTTTGATTGCGTAAGGCATTGTAAGGAGTCCGATGCCGCACAAAACATTTGTTCCTagatagaaaaacataaaatatagtaaattgtagagaagaaaagaaggtgGAAAACAACCCCCAGCGTTTGTTTTCCAGGTGCGGATAAAAGCAAGCTATGTCATCTCTTAGAATATAGCGGTGTCAGTTCCATGGCGCCAAAAGGAACTCTTCTGTGGCCTAGTTTTAGACGACGATAAACAGAAAATGATTAATCCAATAGCTAACAGAATATTAAAACCTTCAACTGCGAATTCAAAGCTAGCCACCTCTACTGTAATAAATGTGGTCCTTGTGGAATTATTTGATGAATCGTTTGGGAGACACATGACCATTGCATTGAAGCATCATGATTTTGTTTATCGCACTAATTCTGAGAAAAAGAGCTTAGAGATGAAAGTTATTCCATGTACCATTGAGTATTGATTGAGCTAATGAAGCTTTTTGATCTGGTGGTGCCAATTCATTAACAGAAAATCTCGAATGAGAAGATGCAGATGACTTCACAGGCAGTATGAAGCTTGGTACTTCTTTGCCTAAACTTTGTTCGGAGATGAATGGGCTACTTAGAGAAGAATCCACTTCTGAACCTTGACGTCTCTTATAAACTGAAGTTAAAGAACTGGTTTTCCCCGCCATACTACTGGTCCCTTTCAAGATGTTAACTGAAGGAGGTGTCGTACCGGTAAGCAAGTCTATCGACTTCCTGCACAAATTGAAGTGTCATTCTACCTTTTAATGTCTATGATATCTATTCGCGGCCCATGAAAAGCTTAATTTCTATGTAAAGTTTTTTCACGAATTCATCaccatttatattttcttgcttCTCTTAATCCATGGAGTTGCACTACCTTCACATTCATATGATGCTTATGCAATTGTTTCGTGATCTTAACGCTAGACCTACCAGTGTTAGTTAAGACAATCTCCCATGAGTGAAAAGAATGCAATAAAAGAATAGAATAAATAGAGCAGATCTATGTGATTATAATACTTTGCATTGAAGTCTCTTGCTAGCCTAGCTATTTGCTGCGAATTCCAATCGATCAATATTTGAgtgaataaaaatagatttacatatatatacacgtttaatttaaagaaaaccaaaaatagaTACAAGTTGGGACATTTGATAAAGTATAACCTGTAACTCTGAGGCCATGATGGAGTGGTAACGTCAAAACTGTTGTTGGAGAGGTACTGTGAAGAATCCATGCTATCAGATTCTGAATCTGAATCACTTTGACAAAACCTTTCACCCTGGTTTTCCTCATCGTCTGTTTGGAATTGGTCTTCGCGATCAGGACCCAGATCTTCATCTATCTTCATTTCCTCTTTCGTTTTCCAAAAAccagaacaaaaacaaactccTGCCTCGCCTATCTAGAAAAAAGGATCCGTAGAGACTGGATAAACTTGCTTGGCATGCAAGACAAATGCTTGTTCCAGTACTgtggctatttttttaaaaaaataaaaaattaaagagaatatAAGGTAAATGTTCTGGAAATGACAGCATGGACATGCATGCATCAAGCTAAAAGACTGGCCAGACACAGAAAGGCTAAATTCTTGCTTGTTGTACACTTGTATGCAGGATTTGATCTAATGGGGAGagttttatgttgttttcttttatcgCATCTTTACTCCTATTAATAGCAATCATACAAGAAAAATCCAGACAGATCCGAACTACTGGGCTTCTTTTCTGACAGTCATGTTTATCTAATCTAGGCCAATCTTAATGTTTTATATTCagttattttgttgttatttttctatttatttatcttgtgAAAATAGGGGCTTAAGCTCATAGGAAATTACAGTTGACAAAGTTGGGGAAGGGAACttcctaaaaatattaagataattggAATCCTGAATTTGTTCTCCCACACAGAGACAAAATGGCTACCTAGTAGGGTCTCAAATCCATCATTCCCAATGAGATttctaatgttattttttttttcatttagggttttctttttaaatataactttatattaataagtataattttcaatttaattgttggattgaattgatatatattttgatagaaAACTTTAGAAGATatagggttaaaatttcatattcaTCTAGGTACGAGAAGGTCTTAAAATAAGGACTAGAGCAATTGTTTgaaattcacaatattttttctagttgatttatgattattattttcatttgatttagatctcttttattattatttttagctttgtttaggattttttttccaagcataaaTAGTGTTATTTTGATTGTATTTTAGGAAAcaacttgaagaaaaatattcagtaataaaattatgaattagagTTTGGTGTGACAACTCCATTCagcttcaattttatctttctaacTTGTTATCTTTCTGTTTGTGTTTTTGTCTGTGTTAGTTGGTATCAAAGCCCAATAATCTTAGGTTATTACTTGTTACGTGTTGCAATCACAAGTTATTTTGCTTCTTATATGCTGCTAAATAACCATGGCTGGAAGAGATTACAGAGCAGAATGTGTTCAGGTAAAAGTTGATGAGGAAATTCCCCCTCAGGAGAGAAATGTTCAGGAGCTGGAGATAGAAGATATGCAGAGACagattttataattgaaaaatggTGTTTAGAAACTGATGATAGAAGACATGCAGAGACGAATTGCAAAATTAATACGTTAGTTGGTGGAGGTAAAGAACTCGAGGGATCGTGAGAAGAGTGGTCCCAGGTCTATGACTAGTTTTGAAAActcatttcaaaaacatgatCAAAAGAGTAGTTTCTTGATCAAGATGAAAATCGTGAAGATTTTAGTGATCCTGTTTATGATAAGGTAAATGTAGATTTGGTATTCTACAtcattttatgatgtttattttgatgataatttaaattatgatatcataaacaatgatattaatggTAGTgattatatcattaattatatcCTTGTTGATAAGTTAGaggttaagaacaaaaaaaaaacatgaaaggtgctcaacaaaaaataatattgatttaaattatgttgATCCTTTTGATTATAAGTTAACCTTTATAAAAAATGTAGGTTATATGGATACAATACATGCTGATGAGGAAAATTTaaggtttgctttttattattctaaaaggcaatggaagagaaataatttgtcaattgttatttcttatacaAATTTTAAGATGAGGGACTAAagttgatttctaaaatttttgtacacttaaagaaaaggaagaaaataggTTGGATAGTCTTTATTAGACATATTAGTTATTGAGAAATGAGAAATTTAAACTCGAGGACGAGCTAGTTCTCTCTAACTTAGAAAAACTAATGTaggagattttttttcctgtaaaatgCAGTTTTATGTTAATGCACATAACTTTCAATCTGACTGTTGAATCAAACTATAATTTTGATAGAAAACTTTAGAGGTTATATTTCCATAGGGTTAAGATTTTGTATCCATTTGAGTGTGGTAAGGCCTTTAAATAAGGTCTAGAAGTTATTGTTTAGgatttgcaatatttttctagttgatttatgattattttttttctatttggtttataactcttttattatttttctagttttatttaatatttttttcttagtataAATAGAGTTATCAATCTAGATAGCAAGATGACAACTGTTATTGGCATAATATGATATCGACTATATGACAAGAAAGGCTGTAAAAGAGAGCGCGATTGCTAACCACCTAACAGATAATGTTGTGAAAGATTATGAGCCATTGTATTTTAATCTTCCCGATGAGGATGTATTAGTGATTGAGAGTGGTGGTGGTGCAAATGACTAGTGGACTATGTATTTCGATGGAGTTTTAAACGTAGCATGGAATGAGAATGAAGCGGTAACAATTTCTCCAAAAAAGAAGCAGTACCATGTTTCGGTGATGTTGTAGTTTGAATACACCaataacacaaacaaatatgaagCTTATATCATTAGTCTAGAAGCTGCTTTAAAGCCGAGAGTTGGAAAACTCAATGTTTATAGAGATTTAGTGCTAATTATATGTCAGGTAAAGGgggaaaaatccaaaaataggttatgacagtagtcccctctttacaatgcttatgaCAAAAAGTTCcgtaagagactttagataatatgattataaaaaagaaaaaggaatgagaGATTGTGGATTTATCAAATCAAGAAATGTTTCAATTCTTCTGAAAGTGTTAGAAATGAGGGCTCAAAAGTGCGCTCAGTAAGAGATAGGGCAAGAAATCGTATTGTTAGAGAGATGAGAGCTCACGTGACATTGTATTACACTCTAGCATAACTCTTGCCAGCTGATTGCCCTTACAGCTGCCGCGGCGCCACCCTAAAAAGGCTAACCCAATCAGTCTTTATCGGCTAAATTTTAGCAGCTCATGATGATGACTTTGAGCCAACGATTGAGATTCTTCTCGATTGAATCAAGGGTCAAGATTAGTCCCCAAAAAAGACAAGATGTTCCTTTTTCACCCTCTATAAATAGAAGCAGATTTCGGGTATTGAggggagagaaaaaagatgagTGAAAGTGAGTAAAAAACCAACCTTTGCCCGTGTTTTTTTAATCTGCCATCATCGTTCTTCTCCCTCCTTCGCAGTCTCAACCTCTATGCCCTTACTGACACCAATATCGTCCACCAACAGTCATGCACCTCTTTCACCAACTCATCCTCTCCACCTCTCCCATGAATAGCCAAGCCATCATaagacttttcttttttctctagaCAAAAATCTTCAGCAGTGGCGTCAGGAGCAACTCCAGCAGCACCTCAGCCACATCGGCGGACCAGCAACGACAGCTACACACCCTCCATGCTAGGtaatctttttctcttttccctttttcccCTTTGTAAATCTTCTCTCATCCACTGCATGCAGAATGTTAATTCATGTTATGTAGCAATGAAATAATTAACATGGTCACTAGGCTGGACCAGTGACCATGTAATATAGGTGGACTGAACCTGTTTCAGCCCAGCTCACATGGCTGGGTCGGTTCAAcctactaaaaaaagaaaagaaaggattaTTAGGCCTTTAGTCGACCTAACCCAATCCGATTAGGCCAGACTTGGGCCCCTGGCCCGTccaatccctttttttttaaaaatataataataataatataaaaatagaattttttaaagaccatttttaaaattatttttgggacCATCACGTGTTTTTTCCTAATAATTTTGTCTAATATCGGGTTGTAGACTTATACCATAAGATACGGatcctatataaaaaatatcttattttcctcaaacattcaaaaaaatatccaaaaatttaaaaataaactttattttcaaagaacaaaaaatattttattttcgtaCACACGACCGAATCCTAaaggtttttcatgcatattttctaaaaagataaaattatatttttatcatgttttaagaaATGCAAAAATAGATATCTTAACCAaattatgattatccattagaatttgaccaaaatacaaaaaatctcaTAACAATTAGTTTGTCATTCGGAACGTTAGGAATTAGCTATATCCAAGAAATATATACGATGATAAATTTAAGCCTAAGAATGGTTAGGATtaaacccaataaggtagagactttctcaGAAAAGGAGATATGCCTTGAATCTTAGATGAGACTAACGGATAGAAAcatgacctaaaaaaataatcaatcaacaatTCAGCTTACCTTATGTACGGTGTACTGGGGGTGATGTGTCTTTCCCTTGCAAAACTAGTCCCCTTACCTAGATTGTCGCATGCCATTAGATTTCtcagtgaccataatactaagtgACGACTATATAACCctataatcataactttatgattaaactcaAAACCCCATTTCAATTCCAAGAGATTACTCTGTCATTCGATGACGTGCACGTCATGACAAcaccaatatatttttaagcctAACACCACACCAAAGCACTATCATCACTCAAAACCCCCCTTTATCTCTATATAAAATGTAACTACCACAACCAAGAATCATTCTCGTGCTAGCctcacataaaaaacaacactaAACCTTGTTGACTATCCTTCTCATCAAGCACAACAACATATCCTCCCTTTACCAATGACTATATCCATAACAACACCAACTAACAATCAATAGCAACACAAAAATATCACCATCCTTATCGAATAATGGTAGCACTAGcaataaacacaataaaaaattataattgcgttaaggtgaaaaaaaataggataCTTATGACTTTTCCAAGATTATATATCTTTGCTCAAGTGATGGTGTGCTACACAACTGATAAGGAAATGATGAGGGAGTTGAGTCACTTTAGATGTACACAACAATGCATGATCCCACATGCCAACAATGGTGACGACGTATGATCCAGCATGTCGATCACTATGACAACATAATCTAATTCATCCTTCTCATatcttatgttattttaatttgctttatttttgtatttttatatatttattatttttaaagtgtatttatTATGTTGATTCATGACATTTTAGGGATCAAAGATCATAAACAAGTGTTCAAACCTTTAGGATAAAGCTAGAAGGATGAGATGTGTTGCCTATTGGATTAAACCGGTGTGTAACTGTTTTGTCCTTGttcattttgaaatttgttttcctACTCATTCAATTTTTATGCTGGCATGCATGTTTACATATtaatttgttgcttttttatatgttttttcaccATTGTCAAACAAAATTTGgctattgtttttattgatatcATTTGAAAACTATATTGGTGGGGTTTTGATGTCAAAATcctattttgatctttttttcaagttcttAAACCTACCATTTtgtttacaaattatttttagtcaatGTTAGCATTAAAAGTCTTGATTTCAACATTTATGTCTATTTTTCACAACTAGTACTGGTTTACTTCAAAATATGTTCAAGAATGTGTTAACCTGAgaatcttatttttaatacttgtttataattttgttgCTATCAATTGcttttgaatgatttttaatcaagatgaatgttaaaattttgttttaaatattttttttctagtttttgtaGCAACtagtttctttaaaaacattttgagtcggatttaacatttaaatcctcttttttaattcttgttttGATTCCAACAATCACTAGGTATGCTTTCTCTACTAAGGCATGTCTTATTTGCTACaaaagttttaataataatCACATGATTGCTCATTTGCATCCTTGTTTGTTACagatttataattctatatttGCAACTaaatcacttttatttatattttatgactAACATATGCTAATTGTTAATTGGATCTAAATCCAAGTAGACGAGACTCATAATTTAAAGATACATCAACTACTTGATGTAATTTcaagaataattatataaagtttaagctttttccttttaagcAATATGGTGGCATTTGTGTAAAAGAATCTAATTgagtgaattatattttttattttagggatCTAATATTTACTCAACGAGATTCCTTATAATTATTATACATATTTTCTCTTCAATATTatgaagttttttaataatttgtttactTCTTTTATTATTCCAACACTTGTGTGATTAACTAGATAGTAAATGTTTGATTGAGAAAATTTCTCTCATTAGGTTGGTGTTAAAACTCGAAAAGGCCTCATAAAAGAACtagacccaaaaaataaatgaaacaaacTTTTAAAGTTCAATCTTTTCACATTTCCAATTTAGGATTCTAAGACcctaaaacaataaatatgatgaattaattttcttaaattaattccGAATTTACATTAAACTCATAACTTAGAAAATAAtcatacaaataataatttgtaaGAAATGAACCTAGGGGTAGAAACATATAGGGTAATTGTTCTTagaaaaaaggatttttttttatgatttttattttgacttatATATATccaactttttatatgtttctttGAAACTAGTGTGattagtcttttttaaaaactatgcaaCCACTTATCttataactttattttgtttttaagtccCTAGATAATCAACCAatacaaacattaaaaattttcaaatcctaaaaagtttgaaaatgttTAAGTAATTGCCTATATTAAAATAAGCATCCATGtgtcaactatataaaaatataattattcacTATCACACCAGAAAAAGAAAGGctaaaagtaattattaacaATGAAATCAACCAAGTCCCATAAGAGTTTAAATTGATGaggaaagatatatataaaaaaataattgcccGCAACAACACAAGTTTGTTTAATCAATTAGAAGATTCAGTTCTATTTAGAGTAAAAgtccttaataaaataaattaatatttgcaaAATAAGTTACGATTCATGTAATTACtagaaaaaatgatatataataaattaatatgtaatACGTATCATGTAATTTCTTTATCTGACATAATTACGTATCATGTAATTATCTATTATtcaacatgaataaaaatatcaataatatcaACGGATCGTGTCGAATTCCTTAAATAAATCCTAGCCGTTCAAAATAGGGCAAGTGTATCCCTGAGTCTCCCTCCATACTATTAAACCTGCTCTGAGCCACTCTTCGATCTCTCTGCCTTAAAAAGCAGTAGCATCGACAGCAACCATATCAGCAGTTTCCTGACCGCTGCTTGCCTGGTAAGTCTCAGAAACTAAAATGAATTTTCTGTAAATTCCTTTTCATCAATGCCAAGCAGATTGAACCAGCTATATAATTGCTTGTTGTGATTCTTTTAGCTTCTAATATCGAATGGGCTgttctatttttcttgtttgtcaACTGGGTTCTCTTAGAAGCTTGAATCTTGACGTCTGTTTTCTAATGATAGTGTATCTTGTCTCCAAAGCAAATGGGTTTTTATTGGTTCACGTTGCACTCCTTTGAAAGATCGAGGCAGCTGTTTTGTGTGCTGTACAGTTCAGCAACTGTATAATAGATATGCATTTATCTTGTTTCCGTTTGTCAATTCTTACAATTGATGTTTTTATGATTCAATCTGATTGGTTTGTTAGTAATTGGAACA of Populus trichocarpa isolate Nisqually-1 chromosome 16, P.trichocarpa_v4.1, whole genome shotgun sequence contains these proteins:
- the LOC7468814 gene encoding amino acid transporter AVT1D, with translation MKIDEDLGPDREDQFQTDDEENQGERFCQSDSDSESDSMDSSQYLSNNSFDVTTPSWPQSYRKSIDLLTGTTPPSVNILKGTSSMAGKTSSLTSVYKRRQGSEVDSSLSSPFISEQSLGKEVPSFILPVKSSASSHSRFSVNELAPPDQKASLAQSILNGTNVLCGIGLLTMPYAIKEGGWLSLIILSLFGVICCYTGILLKNCLESSPGLQTYPDIGQAAFGVGGRLVISMVLYVELYASCVEYVIMMSDNLSTLFPNMYMDFAGIHLDCHQIFSITATLIVLPTVWLRDLSLLSYLSVGGVVASIIVALCLLWTGVIDKIGFHPTGTALDLANLPVAIGIYGFGFSGHSVFPNIYSSMKEPSRFPTVLITSFIFCWLMYTGAAICGFLMFGNSIESQYTLNMPAQFVSSKVAVWTAVVNPMTKYALVMMPVALSLEELVPSGRFSSYGVSLIIRTILVTSTLAVALAVPFFGFVMALIGSLLAMLVAVIFPCVCYLSILHERLTKLQIAACLFTTGVGVLFACVGTYSAITRIAGKLG